One genomic window of bacterium includes the following:
- a CDS encoding ATP-binding cassette domain-containing protein — protein sequence MTEAGMVIQAQGLVKRYGALEAVRGIDLGVRAGEIFGFLGPNGAGKSTTISILCTLLTPTAGTARVAGIDVMHDPAGVRQRIGLVFQDPSLDDQLTGRENLEFHAFIYSVPASVRRQRIDEMLSLLQLTDRAGSQVRTYSGGMKRRLEIARGMLHQPQILFLDEPTLGLDPQTRQSIWAHLNALRGAKGITIFMTTHYMDEAEYCDRIAIIDRGHIVALGTPDELKAMVGGDVVTMTSSRPDEAATEIREVLGVTPFRENGTLRMEVPDGKAFVPRLVRELVAPVDTVSLRRPSLDDVFLKLTGHAIRDEEAGTKDQMRAMASRWMGRRR from the coding sequence ATGACTGAGGCCGGGATGGTGATTCAGGCCCAAGGCCTGGTCAAGCGATATGGCGCCCTCGAGGCCGTGCGCGGCATCGACCTCGGGGTGCGCGCGGGAGAGATCTTCGGCTTCCTCGGGCCGAACGGCGCCGGCAAGTCGACGACCATCTCCATCCTCTGCACGCTGCTGACCCCGACGGCAGGCACGGCGCGCGTCGCCGGGATCGACGTCATGCACGACCCCGCGGGCGTGAGGCAGCGCATCGGACTGGTCTTCCAGGACCCCTCGCTGGACGATCAGCTGACCGGGCGCGAGAACCTGGAGTTCCACGCGTTCATCTACAGCGTCCCGGCATCGGTGCGGCGCCAGCGCATCGACGAGATGCTCTCCCTCTTGCAGCTCACCGATCGCGCGGGTTCGCAGGTCAGGACCTATTCAGGAGGCATGAAGCGGCGGCTCGAGATCGCTCGTGGCATGCTGCACCAGCCACAGATCCTCTTCCTCGACGAGCCCACGCTCGGCCTCGATCCGCAGACCAGGCAGAGCATCTGGGCGCACCTCAATGCGCTTCGCGGGGCCAAGGGCATCACGATCTTCATGACCACGCATTACATGGACGAGGCGGAGTATTGCGACCGGATCGCGATCATCGACCGCGGCCACATCGTCGCGCTGGGCACGCCGGACGAGCTGAAGGCGATGGTCGGCGGCGACGTGGTGACGATGACCTCGAGCCGGCCTGACGAGGCGGCCACCGAGATCCGGGAGGTTCTCGGCGTCACGCCATTTCGCGAGAACGGGACCCTTCGCATGGAGGTGCCGGACGGTAAGGCGTTCGTGCCGCGGTTGGTGCGCGAGCTGGTGGCGCCGGTCGACACCGTCTCACTGCGCCGCCCGAGCCTCGATGACGTCTTTCTCAAGCTGACCGGCCACGCCATCCGTGACGAGGAGGCCGGCACCAAGGACCAGATGCGCGCGATGGCCAGCCGCTGGATGGGACGGCGGCGGTGA
- a CDS encoding GNAT family N-acetyltransferase, whose product MLVGRYLVAMLPPPFEPRLLELRDGTKVHVRPIAPDDESRLHEAMAAMSERSVYFRFFSPLKRLPDALAHRLAVVDYKDRFALVATTHKPASKDRERILGVARYDRVAGTEVAETAVAVVDEFQRRGLGGALMAILGRVAREHGIKTFSLIVLPENRQMLGLLRKMGWIHQAKLAGGVYEITFDLPAESR is encoded by the coding sequence ATGTTAGTTGGCCGCTACCTTGTTGCCATGCTGCCGCCTCCCTTCGAGCCTCGCCTCCTCGAACTGCGCGACGGGACGAAAGTCCACGTGAGGCCGATCGCCCCCGATGATGAGTCGCGACTGCACGAGGCCATGGCGGCGATGTCCGAGCGATCCGTGTACTTCAGGTTCTTCTCGCCGCTCAAACGTCTGCCCGACGCGCTCGCGCACCGGCTCGCCGTGGTCGACTACAAGGACCGGTTCGCGCTGGTCGCGACCACCCACAAGCCGGCCAGCAAGGACAGGGAGCGGATCCTGGGGGTGGCGCGCTACGACCGTGTGGCGGGGACCGAGGTGGCCGAAACGGCGGTGGCGGTGGTGGACGAGTTCCAGCGCCGCGGCCTGGGCGGTGCACTCATGGCCATCCTCGGCCGGGTTGCCCGGGAGCACGGGATCAAGACCTTCTCACTCATCGTCCTGCCCGAGAATCGCCAGATGCTCGGGCTGCTGCGGAAGATGGGTTGGATCCACCAGGCCAAGCTGGCCGGAGGCGTATACGAGATCACCTTCGACCTCCCGGCAGAGAGCCGCTAG
- a CDS encoding DUF2029 domain-containing protein has product MGGSRRWRNLGIAAGAVTATLFATFDLYQWALAYLSDAFHNDFTFYYAAARVGLGHGWQSIYDLHLQQVELDAIGSRIQIAELARYISPPPVAWSVLPLTALPYPVAYWIWSALLLFALALTWRLAAPGHGPARLIHLAAALGWLPVIYGLQLGQPGLLVALGLAASCALLGAGRPGWAGVALGVLALKPQLAFLVPAALLVAGRHRAFWFSVLTLGLLGIASAISLGPQGMAAYEARLSFAASVPVNRELTLAPLIGSLAVTRSVQGAIALWALALSYRLRRRGPEWILLPALIGALLASPYLHLDDLVMLGLAGWLYLRAGGPARAWVLVPAAVIAVEGITFWGPLPVIAGELTSLALLSVAALKVDDRDREHHGAEREHDAGLEGDGERMTVDRKAEPVDERTGQA; this is encoded by the coding sequence ATGGGCGGCTCGCGGCGCTGGCGCAACCTCGGTATCGCCGCCGGGGCCGTCACCGCGACCCTGTTCGCCACTTTCGACCTGTACCAGTGGGCGCTCGCCTATCTGTCCGACGCATTCCACAACGACTTCACCTTCTACTACGCCGCGGCGCGCGTCGGCCTCGGCCACGGCTGGCAGTCGATCTACGACCTGCACCTCCAGCAGGTCGAGCTGGACGCCATCGGCTCGCGCATCCAGATCGCGGAGCTGGCGCGTTACATCAGCCCGCCGCCTGTGGCCTGGTCCGTGCTCCCGCTGACCGCGCTTCCATACCCGGTCGCGTACTGGATCTGGAGCGCACTCCTCCTTTTCGCCCTCGCGCTGACCTGGCGCCTGGCCGCTCCGGGGCACGGTCCGGCGCGGCTCATCCATCTGGCCGCCGCCCTGGGCTGGCTGCCGGTCATCTACGGTCTGCAGCTGGGCCAGCCGGGGCTGTTGGTCGCCCTCGGCCTCGCCGCGTCCTGCGCGCTGCTGGGCGCGGGCCGGCCGGGCTGGGCGGGCGTCGCCCTCGGCGTCCTCGCGCTGAAACCGCAGCTGGCGTTCCTGGTCCCGGCCGCCCTGCTGGTGGCGGGCAGGCACCGAGCTTTCTGGTTCAGCGTCCTCACCCTCGGCCTGCTGGGGATCGCGTCGGCGATCAGCCTCGGACCCCAGGGCATGGCCGCCTACGAGGCACGCCTGAGCTTTGCCGCGAGCGTACCGGTGAACCGCGAGCTCACGCTGGCACCGCTCATCGGCAGCCTGGCCGTGACCCGCTCGGTCCAGGGCGCGATCGCGCTCTGGGCGCTCGCGCTCTCATACCGGCTACGCCGAAGAGGCCCCGAATGGATCCTGCTGCCCGCGCTGATCGGCGCCCTGCTGGCCAGCCCCTACCTGCATCTCGACGACCTGGTGATGCTCGGGCTCGCCGGCTGGCTCTATCTCCGAGCCGGCGGGCCGGCCCGGGCCTGGGTCCTGGTGCCGGCCGCCGTGATCGCGGTCGAGGGCATCACCTTCTGGGGGCCGCTGCCCGTGATCGCCGGCGAGCTCACGAGCCTGGCGCTGCTCTCAGTCGCGGCGTTGAAAGTTGATGACCGCGATCGCGAGCATCACGGCGCCGAACGCGAACATGATGCCGGCCTCGAGGGGGATGGCGAGCGCATGACCGTTGATCGAAAGGCTGAGCCCGTCGATGAGCGCACCGGGCAGGCCTGA
- a CDS encoding transposase, translating to MLDMAPSTVHAVLRRAGESRLSDVDRVTGVRIRYVKDNPGELVHLDVKRLGRIPDGGGHAILGNSARIRRGGGWEFYHVAVDDCSRVAFGQVLDHDDGLTAAEFLLDVASYFESLGVHIERVMTDRAYAYMLSKRFKASLGEIGAKHRPTKPFHPQTNGKAEAFIKTSLREWAYAQLYRSNAERKDALPNWIHYYVRHRIHTELGTTPMQALVNNVPGKYN from the coding sequence ATGCTGGACATGGCCCCGTCGACCGTCCACGCCGTTTTGAGACGCGCCGGGGAGTCGCGATTGTCTGACGTCGACCGTGTCACCGGAGTCCGGATCCGATATGTCAAAGACAACCCCGGCGAATTGGTTCACCTCGACGTCAAGAGGCTGGGCCGTATACCAGATGGCGGTGGCCACGCCATTTTGGGCAACAGCGCAAGAATCCGACGAGGTGGTGGCTGGGAGTTCTACCACGTCGCTGTGGACGATTGCTCTCGCGTTGCCTTCGGTCAGGTCCTCGACCATGACGACGGGCTTACCGCAGCCGAGTTCCTTCTCGATGTTGCCTCCTATTTCGAGAGCTTGGGAGTCCACATCGAGCGCGTCATGACGGACCGGGCATACGCCTACATGCTCTCCAAACGCTTCAAGGCAAGCCTCGGCGAGATCGGCGCCAAGCATCGCCCGACCAAGCCCTTCCATCCGCAGACGAATGGAAAGGCCGAGGCCTTCATCAAAACATCGCTTCGCGAGTGGGCCTACGCCCAGCTCTACAGGTCGAACGCCGAGCGCAAGGACGCTCTGCCCAACTGGATCCACTACTACGTCCGCCACCGGATCCATACCGAGCTAGGCACGACGCCGATGCAGGCGCTTGTAAACAACGTCCCTGGGAAGTACAACTAG
- the pruA gene encoding L-glutamate gamma-semialdehyde dehydrogenase: MTADGHFRVPNPVNEPVRPYTPGDPHRKSLKARLAELTDARTEVPMQIGGERRWGASKGDLRSPHRHELTIAEYANGASKDFDDAVEAALAARRMWAATSYAERAAVLLRAAALLAGPWRDTINAATMLGQSKTVHQAEIDAACETIDFWRYNAHFGDQLLSQQPFNDGTAWNRLEYRPLEGFVFAVSPFNFTSIAGNLPTAPMLMGNTVIFKPATQTLLVSHFLMELLNEAGLPPGVINMVSGSAAEISERVIGHRELAGIHFTGSTAVFQGMWREVGQNIDRYRTYPRLVGETGGKDFVVAHASADPDALRTALVRGAFEYQGQKCSAASRAYIPQSIWKRLKSELADQVEAIPQGDVADFRNFMGAVIDGKAYSNHMKAIDFARQADGAKVIAGGKGDDKVGWFIRPTVIEASDPDFKLLREELFGPILTVYPYADGKFEETLELCDRTSPYGLTGAIFARDRQAIRKASETLVNAAGNFYINDKPTGAVVGMQPFGGARASGTNDKAGSFLNLIRWVSPRVIKETYAPPTDHRYPSMDAE; this comes from the coding sequence ATGACGGCCGACGGACACTTCCGAGTCCCCAACCCAGTCAACGAGCCGGTGCGCCCGTACACCCCCGGCGATCCCCACCGCAAGAGCCTGAAGGCCCGGCTCGCCGAGCTCACCGACGCCCGCACCGAGGTGCCGATGCAGATCGGCGGCGAACGCCGCTGGGGCGCATCGAAGGGCGACCTGCGCTCGCCCCACCGGCACGAGCTCACGATCGCTGAGTACGCGAACGGTGCGAGCAAGGACTTCGATGACGCGGTCGAGGCCGCGCTCGCGGCGCGAAGGATGTGGGCGGCCACCTCGTACGCCGAGAGGGCGGCCGTGCTCCTGCGGGCCGCGGCGCTGCTGGCGGGCCCCTGGCGCGACACGATCAACGCCGCGACGATGCTCGGCCAGTCCAAGACCGTGCACCAGGCCGAGATCGATGCCGCGTGCGAGACGATCGACTTCTGGCGCTACAACGCCCACTTCGGCGACCAGCTTCTGAGCCAGCAGCCGTTCAACGACGGCACGGCCTGGAACCGGCTCGAATACCGGCCGCTCGAGGGCTTCGTCTTTGCGGTCAGCCCCTTCAACTTCACCTCGATCGCCGGCAACCTGCCCACCGCGCCGATGCTCATGGGCAACACGGTGATCTTCAAGCCGGCCACCCAGACCTTGCTGGTCAGCCACTTCCTGATGGAGCTGTTGAACGAAGCTGGGCTTCCGCCGGGCGTGATCAACATGGTCAGCGGCAGCGCGGCCGAGATCTCGGAGCGGGTGATCGGTCACCGGGAGCTCGCCGGCATTCACTTCACGGGCTCGACGGCGGTGTTCCAGGGCATGTGGCGCGAGGTGGGCCAGAACATCGACCGTTACCGCACCTACCCCAGGCTCGTCGGCGAGACCGGGGGCAAGGACTTCGTCGTCGCCCACGCCTCGGCCGATCCCGATGCGCTGCGCACCGCGCTCGTCCGGGGGGCCTTCGAGTACCAGGGCCAGAAATGCTCGGCGGCCTCGCGCGCCTACATCCCGCAGTCGATCTGGAAGCGCCTCAAGTCCGAGCTCGCCGACCAGGTCGAGGCGATCCCACAGGGCGACGTCGCCGACTTCCGCAACTTCATGGGCGCGGTGATCGACGGCAAGGCCTACTCGAATCACATGAAGGCGATCGACTTCGCCCGCCAGGCGGACGGCGCCAAGGTCATCGCCGGCGGCAAGGGCGACGACAAGGTCGGCTGGTTCATCCGCCCGACGGTCATCGAGGCGAGCGACCCCGACTTCAAGCTCCTGCGGGAGGAGCTCTTCGGCCCAATCCTCACCGTGTATCCCTACGCCGACGGCAAGTTCGAGGAGACGCTCGAGCTGTGCGATCGGACGAGTCCCTATGGCCTCACGGGTGCGATCTTCGCGCGTGACCGGCAGGCGATTCGCAAGGCGTCCGAGACCCTGGTCAACGCGGCGGGCAACTTCTACATCAACGACAAGCCGACCGGTGCGGTCGTCGGTATGCAGCCGTTTGGCGGCGCCCGCGCGTCGGGCACCAACGACAAGGCGGGTTCGTTCCTGAACCTGATTCGCTGGGTGAGCCCCCGCGTGATCAAGGAGACGTACGCACCGCCCACCGATCACCGATATCCGTCCATGGACGCGGAGTGA
- a CDS encoding ABC transporter — protein MAVAATPAATTAPADTRLASLRAIYIIWYRDILRYWRDRWRLVASLAQPLLFLIVFGSGLSSSLRSGLSFGSGGLSYIQFMYPGIIGMAILFTAIFGAMSIVWDREFGFLKEVLVAPIDRWSVAIGKALGGTTQAMIQGLVLLVLAPLVGVKLSPLTVLEIVPLAAVLAFGLSAFGVALASMMKSLQGFQVVMNFLMMPMFFLSGALFPLTNLPGWMTVLTRLDPASYGIDPLRRVVLSDSGLPGALIDGLSLSINGHALAIPLEAGIMFAFGAVMLAIAVINFQRRD, from the coding sequence ATCGCCGTCGCCGCGACGCCGGCCGCCACGACGGCCCCCGCCGACACGCGCCTTGCCAGCCTGCGCGCGATCTACATCATCTGGTACCGCGACATCCTCCGGTACTGGCGCGACCGCTGGCGCCTGGTCGCTTCGCTGGCGCAGCCGCTTTTGTTCCTGATCGTGTTCGGGTCCGGCCTGAGCTCCTCGCTGAGATCCGGCCTCAGCTTCGGCTCCGGCGGCCTCTCCTACATCCAGTTCATGTACCCCGGCATCATCGGCATGGCCATCCTCTTCACCGCCATCTTCGGTGCGATGTCCATCGTCTGGGACCGGGAGTTCGGCTTTCTCAAGGAGGTGCTGGTGGCGCCCATCGACCGCTGGTCGGTGGCGATCGGCAAGGCGCTCGGCGGCACGACCCAGGCCATGATCCAGGGCCTGGTCCTGCTGGTCCTGGCGCCGCTCGTCGGTGTGAAGCTGAGCCCGCTCACCGTGCTGGAGATCGTTCCGCTCGCGGCGGTGCTGGCGTTCGGGCTGTCGGCGTTCGGGGTTGCCCTGGCCTCGATGATGAAATCGCTGCAGGGCTTCCAGGTGGTGATGAACTTCCTGATGATGCCGATGTTCTTTCTCTCGGGCGCGCTCTTTCCGCTCACCAACCTGCCCGGCTGGATGACCGTGCTGACCCGGCTCGACCCGGCGTCTTACGGCATCGATCCGCTGCGGCGCGTCGTGCTCTCGGACTCAGGCCTGCCCGGTGCGCTCATCGACGGGCTCAGCCTTTCGATCAACGGTCATGCGCTCGCCATCCCCCTCGAGGCCGGCATCATGTTCGCGTTCGGCGCCGTGATGCTCGCGATCGCGGTCATCAACTTTCAACGCCGCGACTGA